The sequence TCGGTCAGCACTTCGAAGCTGTTGTTGCTGGTCAGCGGCGACAGCGAGTTCTGCAGCGACAGGCGCACGAGCCGCTTTTTCTGCTCGACGCCGTAGCCGAACAGCACATGATCTTCGCTCAGTTGCCGGAGCTGCTTGTCCACGATCGACTCCAGCCTGCCGCCTGCCATGTGCTTGTGGCGAAACAGTTTCTCTTGGCGCGCATTGCGGCCCCCCGCCAGATAGATCAGGAAGCCGAGAATCGGAAGTAACGTGAGTACGATCAGCCAGGCCACCGTTTTCCCGGGGTTGCGGTTCTCCAGAATGATGACCGTCCCGATGAAAAGCACCTGCAAGAGCCCGATGCAAAGCAGAATCATCCAGAAGATCGTCTTCACCACCCTTGCGATTCGCTGTCCCTCTAGTATGTGCAAAAAAAGGCACCTCCATGTTAGGAGGTGCCTTTTTTAGCAGTACACGTCAATCCGCTGCCCGACCGCCGTATGGCTGCGCTGCTCCGTGGCAGAAGCAGCGACGATCGTCTCTTTAGTCTCATGCTGCACCACTCTCGAGCCATTGGACAGCGTCGTGTGAAACGCAAAATCATGTTGCACGTACTTGACAGGCTGCCGTTGCATCGACATCTGTTGATGTTGCGAAGAAGAACCCCCGATCCCCTCTACCACGACCACTACCTCCTTAGGTAAATTCATAATGTTATGAATATCTTAACATAGGAGGGGCAGTTTGAACCAGAGATAAGTTTCGACTTATTGCAACACGACCGGCTTCTGCGCCACGCCAAGCTCGCGCATACGGCTGTCGACCAGCGACTGCACCCGTCCGTCCAGCTCTTCATAATACTGATGCGCCGGCAGCGACAGCAGTTCCAGCGTGTCGTCGTACAGCGCCCAGATCAGCCAATCCAGCTGCTGCAGCACCTTGTCGCCTTCGAGCAGCCGGAAGCGCACCAGGCAATGGGCATCCGGAACATGCTCCGGCTCGCCTTCGATCGTGTCGGACAGCTCGACCGACACGGCGAGGCCTTCGCCTGCCAGCTCGGTGCTAAAGCCTGCCGCCACGTCCTGCGCGATCGCAAACACATGCTCCTCGGCCGCCCGAAGCGTTGCTTCCGGCACTTCGCCTTGCCGGATCACGTCATAGGCGTTCAACTTGGGGATGCCGAGCTGGTTCAGCGTCTTCTCGATCATTTCGCGGTGCGCCCCGTACAATTGCTCGACATGTCCGATCGGGCGCAGCGCGAGCATCACATGCCCGCGAAAGACAGAATAACCGAAACAGTCCTTCCAGTCGATGCGCGTCTGGAACGGCCCTTGCGTGAGCAGACCGACACGCGGTGCAAACATTGTCACGCCGTCGCGGTCGAACAGGACCGCTTCCTCGCGCCGCGTGCGGCTCTTGAAGTAGAACGGCCACAACACGCAGACGGTCACCAGCCCGATCAGCATCCCGGCGAACAACGCTTCGACATCGCTGATCTCGAGCAGTTTCTCCCGCGTGATCACCCGCACAGCGGAGATGACGAGCAGTGAGATCGCCAGCGGCACCATGTATTTGTAAAACGTCATCTTCTCCTCAGCCCCGGTCTGCACATCGACCCGCTGCAGCACTTCATGCTGCCGGCAGTGGCGGCGGATCAGATACGCCCGGACCGGCACGTTCAAGCCGTACAAAGCCATCCAGATGCCAAAGACGAGCCAAAATCCGGCCATCATGATACGACCACCTCTCTCGCCTTCTCCGCATCGCGCAGCGTCATCTTCAGCCACTCCTGCAGCCGGTCGACCAGTTCCTGCCCGCCGGTGCCGAGCAGATAGCCGACGCTGCCGGTCGAATGCCAGAGCGGGAACGATCCGCCGGCGACCTTTTCGGAGGAGTCGGCATCGACGAGGTTCAGTTGCAGCCACGAGCGCGCCTGCTCTTCGAACAGCCGGTCGCCCGGCATGTTGCGCATCACGCCAAACTCCGGACGCAGGTTCATGCTCCGCAGCTCCTCATGGAACAGGTCGAGCAGATCCCAGCCCAGATCGTTGATCTCATCTTCCAGCGCGTAAAACTTCTCTTCATCGACCTGCGCCACCCACAGGCGGTCGCTCAACTCCAGGCGCGGCACGCCAAGCTCGAACAGCACCGCTTTCACCCGCTCGTAGTCGAGCGCCCGATATTCGACCTGCAAGGCGATCCCGCCGTCCTGACCTGCAAACTGCAGGAAGCTCCCGTCGATCTTGTAGCCGGTGATGACGTCCCACGACGCGGACAGCAGCTCCGCCTTGTTCCACATCGGCCGGCCCAGATTTTCCGGGAACAGGTAGACGCCCTGCTCGCTCAGTACATACTGCTGCAGCTTCTGATACGGGCGGCTGCGATGATACTGGCAGGTCAACGCCCCGATATATACAAAACAGCCGATTACCAAAAGCGCGCTTTCCACCTGCAAGATCCAGAGCAGCACAAACGCAGCTGTCCACAGCACCGCACCCCAGTGGTTGGAGCCGATGCGGTAGCCGTGCAGCTCCGTGTTGACGTCGGAAGCATACACCACGCGCTCGCGTGCGCCGATCTGCCGCTTCTGCCTTCTGCGCTGGAGCGGCAGCCAGCCATAAGCTGCCGTGCCAGCCAGATAGCCCAGAACGCCTGCGATGAAAAGCGCCTTCCAGATTGCCACCCAATCGGTCATCTGTCAGACCACCTCTTTCAAGCATTGCAAATACTCAACATACTAGACTTTCAGTATAACAGAAGACAAATGATAACTGACCACCAAATTCCTGCCATTCTGCGCATAGAAAAGGCCGCCCGATGCCGGGCGGCCTTTTTCTGTGCTTATCCTGCCAGATTCTCTCCGATGTCCGCTTCCCGCTTGAACAGGCGGGCATAGACCCCTTCCTGCTGCAACAGCTCATCATGCGTGCCTTGCTCGACGACGCGGCCGTGCTCCAGCACGACGATGCGGTCTGCAGTCAGCACGGTGGACAGGCGGTGCGCGATGACCAGCACCGTCTGCTGACGGCGGCGCTTGGTGATCGCCGCATTGACCAGCACTTCGGTGATCGGGTCCAGCGCCGAGCTCGCTTCGTCGAGCACGAGGATCGGCGTGTCGGCGACCAGGGCGCGGGCCAGCGACAGGCGCTGTTTCTGCCCGCCGGACAACAGGTTGCCCCGCTCGCCGACCGGGGAGTTCAGCCCGTTTGGCAAGCTGTCGTAAAACTCCTGCAGCCCGCTGTCAGCGATCGCCTGCAGCAACACTTCGTCGCTGGCGCTTACGTTTCCGAGGCGCAAGTTGTCGGCCAGCGTCCCGTTGCGCAGCTGCACATCCTGCGACACCACGGCGACCTGTTTGCGCAGCCAGCGGGCGTCGAGGTCGGACAGCAGCTTGCCATCGAGGAAGATCTGCCCCGCGTCCGGCTCATACAGCCGCAAGAGCAGATCGACCACGGTCGACTTGCCCGAGCCGCTCGGTCCGACCAGCGCCACCGCTTCGCCGCGCGAGATCGCGAAGGACAGCTCCTGAATCACGCGGTCCGCTTTGCCCGGATAGCCAAATGCCACACCGTCGAGAACTACGTCACCTTTGACCTCATTAAAGGTCAGACCATTGCTGATTTCTGCCGGGGATGCCGGTTCGGACAGCAGGATCTCCGAGCGGTCGAGCGCAGGTCCGGTGCGGCGCACCGACAGCCAGTGGCGCAGCATGCGCTGCAATTGGTTCGCCGCGACGCCGACGAGGGTAGCGGCGGCGAGCATCTCGCCTTGGGTCAGTTTCTGGTCCCAGATCAGCCAAGCGGAGATCGCATAGACGGCACCCATCGCCACGCCGTTAAACGAGCCGATCACCACAAAAGACTGCATGCGCGCTTTCAGCTCGCGGTGGCTCTCGCGGATGAAGTCTTTGCGAATCGCCGCCACCGTCTCGATCTCCGACTCCGCCACGCCGAGCACGCGCGACAGGTGAATGCCGGTCACCGACTCGCGCAGCCGCTCCAGATAGCGCGACGCTTCCCGTCTGGCGTTTGCGGAGGCGGTCCGCGTCCGCGCCCCGACGAGATTGGAGCCGTAGTAGAAGATCACGCCCAGCACCAGTGAGGTCACCATCAGCAGCGGATCGATCCACGCCAGCACCGCCGAGTAGATCACCACGCCCTGCACCGACGCCATCAGCGACGACCCTTCCCAGGCGAGGAAGTTGTGCAGCGTATCCGGGTCATCCGACACGCGGGCGAGCAGTTCCCCGGACTGGTTGCGGTGGTAGAAGCTGAACGGCAGCACCTGCAGGTGGCGGAACAGGCGCAGCTTCTGCTGAATCGTCACCCCTTTGGCGACCGCGTGGCAGAAGTACTCGTCGATCACCATAAACACCAGGTCGAGCACCGCCGCCACGACGAGCAGAATCGCCAAGCCCCACAGCAGGCTGCTGTTCCCGGTATCGGGCAAAATCGAATCGACCAGCCACGTCATCGCCAGCGCCGGAATCAAATCGCCGCAGACCTGGCTCAGCGCGATGACCAGCGAATCCGCCCCGACCCACTTCAGGTAGGGCCGCAAAAACGCGAGCACGCGCTTGCCGTCGCTTGGTTTTTTCACCGTTGCCTGACTCATACGACCCCCTCCTTCTCCAGTTCGCTGTACTGCGCCGCATACAGGCGGCAGTACTGCCCTTGCATTTTCAACAGCTCTTCATGTGTGCCGCGCTCAGCGACGACGCCGTGGTCGAGCACGAGGATCTCATCGGCGTCGCGCACGGTGACGAGGCGGTGCGCGATCGTGATCGTCGTGCGCCCTGGCATCAGCTGTTCCAGCGCTTCCTGCACCCGCTCTTCCGTCTCGCCGTCGAGCGACGAGGTCGCTTCGTCGAAGATCAGCACCGGCGGTCGGCGCAAGATCGCCCTGGCCAGCGCCACGCGCTGACGCTGCCCGCCGGACAGCTTCAAGCCGCGCTCGCCGACGACCGTTTCGTAGCCATCTTCCAGACTGTCGAGAAACTCGCCGAGCCCCGATGCCGTCACCGCCGCGTCCAGTTCTGCCTGCGACGCATCCGGGCGCGCATAGAGCAGGTTGTGCCGCAAAGTGCTGTTCAACAGGAACGTCTCCTGCGACACGACGCCGACCTGCTGACGGAACGAGTTGCGGTCGTGCGTGTTCAGGTCCTTGCCGTCGACGCGCACCGTGCCCTGCTCCGGCGTGTACAGACCGAGCAGCAGTTGGATCAGCGTCGATTTCCCGCCGCCGGACGCGCCGACGATGCCGATGTGCTGCCCGGCTCGCACATGCAGCGAGACCCCGCGCAGCACCGGCTCTTCCGCGCCCGGATAGGTGAACCAGATGTCCTCCATCTCCAAGTCGCCTTGTACGGTGCCGACAGCCGGCAAGCCTTCCGCCTGCTCTTCCGGCAGATGAAAGTATTCAAAAATGCGCTGCAGCGCCGGAATCGCCTGCTGAATCATCAAAGCGTTTTCCGCCAAAGAGCGAATCGGCAAAAACATCGCCGGAATAAATCCGATGCAGGCGACCAGCGTCCCGATCGTGATCTCCTGTTGCCAGACGGCCATCCCGCCGATCAGCATCACCACGCCGGGCGACGCGACTTGCATCATGTTGCCGAGGCGCCAGTTCACTTTCGAGATCAGCGCGGCGTAGATCGCAAACTTCTTCCATGCGTCGAGCTTGACCGACTGCGTCTGTGTCTCGCGCTCCTCGGTGACAAACGTGCGCACGAGGCGGATCGACTCGATGCTCTCCTGCATGTGTGCATAGAGGTCGGCGAGCATGTTGCGCTGCACCTCGCTCAGCTTGCGCACCTTGCGCCCGAGCAGATAAGACGGGCCAAGGTAGATCACAAACACCGCGAGCATCACCACCGCCGCCGGCCAATAGATCGCGATGACCGCGATAAACGCGGCGATCGCCCCTAACAACTGCTGCAAAAAGCGCGGGATGACCGTCGAGTTCAGGTTCTGAATCGCTTCCACGTCATGGGTCAGGCGAAACAGAATGTCCCCGCGCGGCGTGGTGGCGAACATCGACATCGGTGCGCGATGCAGCTTGCGAAATGCGGTCAACTGCATGTCGGTGATGATGTCGAGACCGATTTTAACCTGCACAAACTCTTGCAAAGATTCAAACATTACTTTGCCTAAAAAGGCGAAAAAGACGGCTGCGACCAGCCAGCCGATCATATTTGTCAGCTGCAAAGGCAAGACCTGATCGACCAATTTGCCTAACAAAAGCGGTGGAACCGTCGCAAACGCGCCCCCTAACACCGCATACAAGAGCACTAGCAACATCCTGCCCTTATACGGTCCAAACAGCGCGATCGTCTGCCGAAATAAGCCCACTTCCAGTTCCCCCTTCAAAAAAGATTTCTCTCAAATATACTTCTGACCTGATGGGATTGGAAGCTCTTTTCCAAAAGTTCGATTATTCAGTTTTTATAGATGGATTAGAAAACGTTTACATTCAACATAAAAAAATCTCTCCCCATGCGGGGAGAGATCTTCGTCCAGGTGGTGCTACTTCTTTTGCGTAAAGGAGGCAGTGTAATAAAACATACCGCAGATCAACGCTACGAATACGAAAGCACCAGCAGCAAATCCGAGCAGAGCCATTACTGTTATACCTCCTTGTTATTTAACAAGTTCCATGATACGAGTACCGCACCAATTTGCGAACTCGCCAACGGACATCATGTCGGTGATCACCAGCGTCAGAACGCCGGCCATTACGGTGTACAGGAACACAGACAGTGCAGCCGGAACCAGACGGTTCAGCGCTTTGGTGTTGCGCTCGCTGTAGAACTTGCCGATCGCCATCATGAAGCCGATGCAGACGAGCGCCAGCGCGAATTGCAGGAAGTAGATCGACATGTGCGTCGTCCATGCATGCGCGCCCAGCCCGTGTACATACGACATCAGCCAGAGCTGCATCGCAGCATAGCCGGTGATCGCCAGGGTCGCCAACACCATCATGGCGTTGAACTTGCCCATCGCTTTCGTGCGGAAGAAGTTAGCCGCCAACAGGACCAGGAAACCTGCAACCAGCAGGAAGATGGTCGTAAACGCCGGAAGGTTCGCGTTTGCACCGAAGTCCACATTGAACTTATCCGGTGCCCAGCCGCGCAGGTACACGTTCGCAGCAACGAAAGTGCCGATGAAGAACGTGAATGCGATCAGGGACAGCCAAGTCGCAAATACGCCGTTGTCTTTAATGCCTGTGCCTTCGCGATGCGGCACCCAATCGGGAGCGTGATGTGCAGACATCTTCGTTCCTCCTTTTCTTCGAGATTACAGATACGGTTCTACGATCATCACGATGCTCAGCACCGTGAGATAGATCAGAGAATATACAAACGAAATGCGCGACCATTTGATCGTGTCTTTTGCAACAAAACCAGCGATCGACAGCCCCAACCAGCCGAAGCCGAGAATCAGCGAAGCGATCAGGTAGGTGTAGCCCATGTTCGGGATCAGGTACATCAGGAACGATACCGGCACCATCGCCGAAACATAGCGGATCATGTGACGCTTGGTCACATCGAAGCCTTTGACGACCGGAAGCAGCGGAATGCCCGCTTTCCCGTAATCTTCCGCACGGCGGATCGCCAGCGCCAGGAAGTGCGGCGGCTGCCAGAGGAACATCCACAGGAAGAGCATCCAAGCGCCAAAGTCCATCGTCCCGCTGAACGCGGTCCAGCCCATCACGATCGGCACGGCACCGGAGATGCCGCCCCAGACGGTGGATGTGGTGGACGAGCGCTTCAGCCACATCGTGTACATGACAACATATACGAACAGACCGATCAGACCCAGGAACGCCGTCAGTGCATTGACGAGGAACGTCAAGATCAGCGTGCCGACCAGCGCGAACCCCACGCCCAGCCAGAGAACGTGAGTAGCGTTCAGGCGACCGCTCGGCAACGCGCGCTTTTGCGTGCGCTCCATGTTTTTATCCAAGTCACGGTCGATATAGTTGTTCAAGCAAGTGCCGGCCATGATCACCAACGCTGTACCGATCAGCGTGTAGAAAATCAGGTCGCCTGCGGCTTGGCCGTCCGAAGCCAGCCAAAGGCCGGCAAAGACGGTCATCATGTTCGCAAGGGTGATCCCGATTTTTGTTACCGTCACAAAGTCACGCCAGGTGCCGGTCGGAGTTTCCGACAGCGGTCCCGGTTCCATGACCGGATTCGAGACGCGAGAAGCGGTCGAAGAAGATTGTACAGTCTGTTCCAAAGTAATACCCCTCCCAGCAAGATTCTAGAGATCTCTCTCTGTTACAGATGACCAGAAGGAGCCGGAACGACCAGGACCCACTCCCTGATCTTGAATGCCGAACAGGAAACGATGTGACGCTCGTACTGCTTGAGTGTCAGCAAGCGGGACCAACCGGCCGTGCTCCATCAGGAGTCATCATCGACAAGTGCGACTGAACGAAACGACAGTTGACCACCATGACTACTCCTTCCGCGAGTTGCCAGTATTCCACCGCTTGTGACCTCGAAATCGTTGCGACGATTATGCGGTTACACCGTCATCGTCGAGCGATTTGCCGTCTTTTTGCTCACCGAATTGGTACGGGTCGGCAGTAACGACCGGCATCGCTTCGAAGTTGAATTCGGTCGGCGGCGAAGAAGCATGCGTCCACTCGAGCGTTTGAGCGCCGAACGGGTTTTGCGAAGCTTTTTCACCCTTGAAGAGCGAGTAGGCAAGGTTAATGAACAGCAGGAGCGCAGCGACACCCATGAGGTAGGAACCAAGGGTTGCCAACTGGTTCAGCGTTGTCAGCTCAGGCTGGTAGAAGAATACGCGGCGCGGCATACCTGCCATACCGATGAAGTGCATCGGGAAGAAGGTCAGGTTGGTCGCGATGAAGTACAGCCAGAATCCGACTTGGCCAAATTTTTCATTGTACATGCGGCCGGTTACTTTCGGGAACCAGTAGAACATACCCGCAAGGATCGCCGTCATGGATCCACCTAAGATTACGTAGTGGAAGTGAGCGATAACAAAGTAGGTGTCGTGCAGGTGAAGGTCAACCGGAACCGCACCCAGCATGATACCGCCCAGACCGCCGATGGTGAACAGGCCGAGGAAGCCCAAGGACACGAACAGCATCGGGGTGGTGAACTTGATCTGGCCGCCCCAGAGGGTCGCGAGCCAGTTAAAGATCTTGATCGAGGTCGGCACCGCGATGATCATGGAGGTGATCATGAACGGGATACCTTCCGACATTTGCATACCTGCTACGAACATGTGGTGAGCCCATACCATGAAGCCAAGGAAACCGATCATGATCGAAGAGTAAGCGATCGCTTTATAACCGAAGATCGGCTTGCGAGCGAAGACCGGCAGGATCTCGGAAACGATACCCATCGCCGGGATGATCATAACGTATACAGCCGGGTGCGAGTAGAACCAGAACAGATGCTGATACATCATCGGGTCCCCGCCCTCAGCTACGTTATAGAAGACCGTGCCAAAGTGACGGTCGAGCAGCAGCGTGGTGACTGCGCCCGCCAGCGCCGGAGTACCGAACAGCTGGATGAAAGAAGTGACAAGGTTCGCCCACACGAAGAGCGGCATGCGGTTGAAGGTCATGCCTTCCGTGCGCATGTTCCAAGTGGTGACGATAAAGTTGATCGCTGCGAGGATCGAAGAGAGACCCAAAATGTGGACCGCCGTGACCCAGAAGTCCAGACCGGCACCTTGAGATTCGATCGAGTACGGCGGATACGCCGTCCAGCCTACATCCGGAACTGCTCCCACAAAGAAGGAAGCGAACAGAACCAGGCCGCCCAGCAGGAACAGCCAGTAGGACAGTGCGTTCATACGCGGGAACGCCATGTCGTGTGCACCGATCATAATCGGCACGAGATAGTTACCAAAAGCACCGGTGAGCATCGGAATGATCCACAGGAAGATCATGATGGTACCGTGCACGGTGAACGCTTGGTTAAATTGCTGCGGCTCGAGTACCTGAGTGTCAGGCATCGCGAGCTGCGTACGGATCAGGATCGCCGCCAGACCGCCAAAGAAGAAGAAGATAATCGAGGTGAGGGCGTACATAATCCCGATCTTCTTGTGGTCAACGGTTAGAATCCAATCGCGGAAGAAAGACTTGCGCTTTACATCTCCCGTCGCTGCCAACGTTTCCACCCCCATCGTAAGTCAGATAGTGTTACTTCAGAGATTTGATATACTCTACAACGTTCTTCATTGCATCCGGCTCCAATTGGAACGCCGGCATCATACCGGAGTTGAAACCTTCCGGAGTTTTTGCGTCCGGAGTCATGATCGCTTCTTCCAGGTATTTTTCGTCGACCGTGACTTCTTGGCCGTTTACGATTTGTTTTTTGCCGAAAAGACCTTTCCAGGTCGGACCTGCGGACTTGCCGCCGTCGATGGTGTGGCAAGAGGTGCAGCCGTTCGATTGAATGACGTATTGCGCATCAGTCTTCGGACGGGTCAGCTCTTTATCCACCCATGCGGTGAACTCGTCAGCCGGCATGATCTGCAGGTCTGCGAGCATGTTGGAGTGCTGGTTGCCGCAGTATTCCGCGCAGATGATGCGCTTTTCGTATTTGTTCTCCGCGTTGTTAAACGTTTCCGCTTTTACCCAGAAACGGGTCTCGCGGCCAGGCACCGCGTCTTGCTTGACGCGGAATTCCGGAATCCAGAACGAGTGGATGACGTCCTTGGAGTAGATCTTAAACAGGACGTTCTCGTTTTCCGGGATGCGAAGTTCGCCGTAAGTTTTTGCACCGTTCGGGTACTCAAACTCCCATGCCCACTTCATGCCCGTGACCTTAATTTCGTACACGTCGGTCGGCGGCTCTTGAATGGTATAGACCATACCACTCGAGTAGATACCGATACCGACCAGGATCAGCGCGGGAATCATTGTCCAGATGACTTCAGCCTTGGTATTGCCGTGAATCGCCAGACCTTGCTTATCCGGATGCTTTCTCTTGTACCGAATAAGGAAGATAACCAGGAGCGCTTCTACCAAGATGAACGCAACGAGGGAAATCCAGAAGATCATCCCAAACAGACCGTCGATGTCTTTCGCCGTCTGCGTTATGGCCTCTGGAAGATAAAAGTTACTCAGTCCCACTTGTCCTCCTCCTATCTGTGAAATTTCGATAAGTGCTGCGGAAGAAGCTGTGCATTCTCCCTGTTTTCACGCCAAAGACATGCCGTTCGACGTGTTCAGACAGCATTCTACTTCTCGATTATACTAGTTCTTCCCGCGTTCATGTTTTCTTTTTTATGTCCATTTTGGTCATTTTCTTGACAAAAATGTGACTGACCACACTGAATCTTCGTTTTTTGACGACACAGTGTGATTCTCAGAGGAGAAAAAGCCTTGCCCGCGCAGGAAAAACCAACCGTAAATCTACTGACAGAGAACGCAGATTCCACAGACTCGCCTCCCATTGTACACCAAAAAGACCCCTTGCAAACAAGGGGCCTTTTTTTGCTAGTCTTGGTCTCTTTTGCGCGGAGGCAGCGGACCTAAGTACTGGTACAGGTCACACTCGATGCGGCCGTTGAACAGCTTGCGTTTTTTATCGGCGCGTTTGCCGTAGAACTTCTCGAAGCTCTTGTTCGACGTCAGCATGAACACCGACCACGTGTCGAGTTGCTTGGCGACGACGCCGAGCTCCTGGTACATCGCTTCGACTTCACGGCGCTCGCCGAGGCGCTCGCCGTATGGCGGGTTGCCGATCATCACGCCGTATTGCGCTTCCGTCTTCAGCGCTTTGACAGGCAGGTTCTTCAGGCGGATCGCATCGGACACTTTCGCCTGCCGGATGTGGTAGTTGGCGAGCGACAGCACTTCCGGATCGATGTCCGAGCCGATGATCTCCAACGGCCGGTCCATCTGGGCAAGATCTTTCGCCTCTGCGCGCGCCTGGTCCCAGATCCGCTGCGGCACGACCGGCCAATTCGAGGCGGTGAAGTCGCGGAACAGGCCCGGCGCGATGTTGCGGCCGATCAGCGCCGCCTCGATCGGGATCGTGCCCGAACCGCAGAACGGGTCGATCAGCGGGCGGTCCGGCTTCCAGCGCGTCAGGTCGACGATCGCTGCGGCCAGCGTCTCTTTCAGCGGCGCCTGTGCGGTCAGCTGACGGTAGCCGCGCTTGTGCAGCCCGGCGCCCGAAGTGTCGAGCGTGATCGTCGCAATGTCTTTGTTTAAGGCGACCTGAATGCGGTAGAGCGGGCCGTTTTCATCGAACCATTCGATGCCGTACGCTTCTTTCATCTTCTCGACGACCGCTTTTTTGACGATGCTCTGGCAGGCCGGGACGGAGGAAAGCTGCGATTTTTGCGACTTGCCGTCCACCGGGAACTCGGCGTTTTTCGGGAGCCAATCCTGCCACGCCACCGC comes from Tumebacillus sp. BK434 and encodes:
- a CDS encoding ABC transporter ATP-binding protein; translated protein: MGLFRQTIALFGPYKGRMLLVLLYAVLGGAFATVPPLLLGKLVDQVLPLQLTNMIGWLVAAVFFAFLGKVMFESLQEFVQVKIGLDIITDMQLTAFRKLHRAPMSMFATTPRGDILFRLTHDVEAIQNLNSTVIPRFLQQLLGAIAAFIAVIAIYWPAAVVMLAVFVIYLGPSYLLGRKVRKLSEVQRNMLADLYAHMQESIESIRLVRTFVTEERETQTQSVKLDAWKKFAIYAALISKVNWRLGNMMQVASPGVVMLIGGMAVWQQEITIGTLVACIGFIPAMFLPIRSLAENALMIQQAIPALQRIFEYFHLPEEQAEGLPAVGTVQGDLEMEDIWFTYPGAEEPVLRGVSLHVRAGQHIGIVGASGGGKSTLIQLLLGLYTPEQGTVRVDGKDLNTHDRNSFRQQVGVVSQETFLLNSTLRHNLLYARPDASQAELDAAVTASGLGEFLDSLEDGYETVVGERGLKLSGGQRQRVALARAILRRPPVLIFDEATSSLDGETEERVQEALEQLMPGRTTITIAHRLVTVRDADEILVLDHGVVAERGTHEELLKMQGQYCRLYAAQYSELEKEGVV
- a CDS encoding ABC transporter ATP-binding protein; protein product: MSQATVKKPSDGKRVLAFLRPYLKWVGADSLVIALSQVCGDLIPALAMTWLVDSILPDTGNSSLLWGLAILLVVAAVLDLVFMVIDEYFCHAVAKGVTIQQKLRLFRHLQVLPFSFYHRNQSGELLARVSDDPDTLHNFLAWEGSSLMASVQGVVIYSAVLAWIDPLLMVTSLVLGVIFYYGSNLVGARTRTASANARREASRYLERLRESVTGIHLSRVLGVAESEIETVAAIRKDFIRESHRELKARMQSFVVIGSFNGVAMGAVYAISAWLIWDQKLTQGEMLAAATLVGVAANQLQRMLRHWLSVRRTGPALDRSEILLSEPASPAEISNGLTFNEVKGDVVLDGVAFGYPGKADRVIQELSFAISRGEAVALVGPSGSGKSTVVDLLLRLYEPDAGQIFLDGKLLSDLDARWLRKQVAVVSQDVQLRNGTLADNLRLGNVSASDEVLLQAIADSGLQEFYDSLPNGLNSPVGERGNLLSGGQKQRLSLARALVADTPILVLDEASSALDPITEVLVNAAITKRRRQQTVLVIAHRLSTVLTADRIVVLEHGRVVEQGTHDELLQQEGVYARLFKREADIGENLAG
- the cyoE gene encoding heme o synthase, coding for MEQTVQSSSTASRVSNPVMEPGPLSETPTGTWRDFVTVTKIGITLANMMTVFAGLWLASDGQAAGDLIFYTLIGTALVIMAGTCLNNYIDRDLDKNMERTQKRALPSGRLNATHVLWLGVGFALVGTLILTFLVNALTAFLGLIGLFVYVVMYTMWLKRSSTTSTVWGGISGAVPIVMGWTAFSGTMDFGAWMLFLWMFLWQPPHFLALAIRRAEDYGKAGIPLLPVVKGFDVTKRHMIRYVSAMVPVSFLMYLIPNMGYTYLIASLILGFGWLGLSIAGFVAKDTIKWSRISFVYSLIYLTVLSIVMIVEPYL
- the coxB gene encoding cytochrome c oxidase subunit II — protein: MGLSNFYLPEAITQTAKDIDGLFGMIFWISLVAFILVEALLVIFLIRYKRKHPDKQGLAIHGNTKAEVIWTMIPALILVGIGIYSSGMVYTIQEPPTDVYEIKVTGMKWAWEFEYPNGAKTYGELRIPENENVLFKIYSKDVIHSFWIPEFRVKQDAVPGRETRFWVKAETFNNAENKYEKRIICAEYCGNQHSNMLADLQIMPADEFTAWVDKELTRPKTDAQYVIQSNGCTSCHTIDGGKSAGPTWKGLFGKKQIVNGQEVTVDEKYLEEAIMTPDAKTPEGFNSGMMPAFQLEPDAMKNVVEYIKSLK
- the ctaD gene encoding cytochrome c oxidase subunit I, producing the protein MAATGDVKRKSFFRDWILTVDHKKIGIMYALTSIIFFFFGGLAAILIRTQLAMPDTQVLEPQQFNQAFTVHGTIMIFLWIIPMLTGAFGNYLVPIMIGAHDMAFPRMNALSYWLFLLGGLVLFASFFVGAVPDVGWTAYPPYSIESQGAGLDFWVTAVHILGLSSILAAINFIVTTWNMRTEGMTFNRMPLFVWANLVTSFIQLFGTPALAGAVTTLLLDRHFGTVFYNVAEGGDPMMYQHLFWFYSHPAVYVMIIPAMGIVSEILPVFARKPIFGYKAIAYSSIMIGFLGFMVWAHHMFVAGMQMSEGIPFMITSMIIAVPTSIKIFNWLATLWGGQIKFTTPMLFVSLGFLGLFTIGGLGGIMLGAVPVDLHLHDTYFVIAHFHYVILGGSMTAILAGMFYWFPKVTGRMYNEKFGQVGFWLYFIATNLTFFPMHFIGMAGMPRRVFFYQPELTTLNQLATLGSYLMGVAALLLFINLAYSLFKGEKASQNPFGAQTLEWTHASSPPTEFNFEAMPVVTADPYQFGEQKDGKSLDDDGVTA
- a CDS encoding class I SAM-dependent RNA methyltransferase, with the translated sequence MSKFTLIATAPMGLEAIVAREVKNLGYTDVRTENGRVEWEGDASAIARANIWLRSADRVQIKMAEFKATSFEELFQGVKAVAWQDWLPKNAEFPVDGKSQKSQLSSVPACQSIVKKAVVEKMKEAYGIEWFDENGPLYRIQVALNKDIATITLDTSGAGLHKRGYRQLTAQAPLKETLAAAIVDLTRWKPDRPLIDPFCGSGTIPIEAALIGRNIAPGLFRDFTASNWPVVPQRIWDQARAEAKDLAQMDRPLEIIGSDIDPEVLSLANYHIRQAKVSDAIRLKNLPVKALKTEAQYGVMIGNPPYGERLGERREVEAMYQELGVVAKQLDTWSVFMLTSNKSFEKFYGKRADKKRKLFNGRIECDLYQYLGPLPPRKRDQD